Below is a window of Candidatus Palauibacter australiensis DNA.
CAAGCGTCCCGTCGGTTGCCCGGACGCTCACCGTGTAGACCGTTTTGCCGCCCTCGTAGTCGAGCACCGCGCCGCTGGCCACCGTGATTTGGCCGGTCGTCCCGTCGATCTCGAAAGGCGAGTCGTCTTCGACGGAAATGAGGCTGTACGTCAGATCGTCTCCATCTTCGTCGTCGGCGGTCACGGGATCGCCGACGGCGGTACCGGCAGCGGAGTTCTCCGGTACCTCGCGCTCGTTGGTCTCCGCGCCGAACGACGGCGCACGGTTGGCCGCCTCGGTTGTCCCTTCGCCCGACTCGGACCACTCGCCCGCGCCCTCCGAACTCGACGCGCGCACCCGCACTTCATAAGTCGTGCCCGCATCCAGGCCGGGAATCGTGTCGGCCAGCACCGCTCCGAGCGCCGACACGTCCGTCCAATCGCCGTCCCCCTTCTCCCGATACCGCAGATCGTAACCGGTGATCGCCGGCCCTTCGTTCTCCGGTGCGATCCACGAGACCGCCACCTGTTCGGTTCCGCCCGTCACCGTCGGCGCGTTCGGCTTGCCCGGCGCGGGAACATCCGTCACCCGGATCGTGACGTGCGCCACGTCCACAAGCTCCTCCGCTTCTACGCCTCCGCCCACCATGTAGCTCGCCACGACCGTCGCCGCGTACTCCCTCTTGCCGCCCTCGTAGTCCAGCGACGCGCCCTCGGCCACGCTCAACTGGCCGCTCGACCCGTCGATCACGAACTCGGGCGGACCGTCGCCCCCAAAGTTGTAACGCAACGCCACCGCCGCATCGGACGCCGCCGTCACCGGCGCGCCCACCGCCGTGCCCGCCGCCGAGTTCTCCGGCACCGACCGCGTCACCGACGCCGGGTCGAAGCGCGGCGACGTACCCGTCCGGCCCGGCTCCGACCACGCGCCCGCGCCCTCCGCGCTCACCGCCCGCAACCGCACGCGGTAGAGCGTGCCCGCCGGAAGGCCCGTCAACACGTGCCTCCGCACGTCGCCCAGCGACACCTCGGTCCAGCCGCCTCCGGCCGAGCCCCTCCGGTAGCCGAGATCGTAGCCGGTGATCGCGGGACCCGCGTTGGGCGGAGCACTCCATGTCGCCGTCACCTTGCCCGCCGCGCCCCTCAGCCCCGGCGTCGCGGCCCGGCCCGGTGGCGGAACGTCCGTCACCTCGATCGTTACCCTCGCCGTGTCCGCGAGCGCCCCGTCGCTCGCCACGACCGACACCGAATGCGTTTCGGTGCTCTCGTAGTCCAGCATCGCGCCCTCGGCCACCGTCAACTGCCCCGTGCGCGGGCCGACCGCGAACAACGCGGCGTCCCCGCCGGACGCCAGGGCGTAGCTCAGCGTGTCCCCGTCCACGTCGGAAGCCGTCACCGGCGCGCCCACAGCCGTACCCGCGGGAGAATGCTCCGGGACCGAACGCTCGAAGATCGCGCTCGCGAAGGCCGGCGCGCGATTCGGGGCCGCCGCCGTCGCTCCCTCGCCCGACTCGGACCACGCGCCCGCGCCTTCCGGGCTCACCGCCCGCACCTGCACAAGATGGTCCGTGCCCGCCGGCAGGCCCGTCACCGTGTGTTCGAGCACGACGCCCAAGGAAACCTCGGTCCAGCCGGAGGCGGAAGCGGCGCGGTGGCGAACGTCGTAGCCGGTGATCGCGGGACCCGTGTTCGACGGAGCCTTCCACGTCGCGGTCAACTCGCCGTCGCCGCCCGTCACGGTCGGCTTCGCGGGCCTGCCCGGCGGCGGAACGTCCGTCACCTTGATCGTCACCGCCGCCGTGTCCGCCAGCGTCCCGTCGCTCGCCACCACCGACACCGAATGCGTCGCGGCGCTCTCGTGGTCCAGCACCGTGCCCGCCGCCACCGTGATCCGGCCCGTGGACGCGCCGATCCCGAACAAACCCGCGTCGCCCCCGGACGCCAGCGCGTAGCTCAGCGTGTCCCCGTCCGGGTCGCCCGCCGTCACCGGCGCGCCCACCGCCGTGCCGCCGGGCGAGTTCTCCGCCACAGAACGCTCGAACGCCGCGCTCGCGAAGACCGGGGCGCGGTTGCCCGGAACCGGGTCCGTCACCGTCACCCGGAAGCTCTGAGACGCGGTCTTGCCGCCGGGGTCGGTCGCCGTCACGGTCACGTCGGCGCGCCCCTTCGCCACGCCCTTGACCGACACCGTCGAACCGCTCACCGATGCCGTCGCCACGGCCGTGGTGGAAGACTGCGCCGTGTACGTCAGCGCGTCGCCGTCCGGATCGCTGAAGTGCGAGGACACCCGCACCGGCACCGTCTTGCCCCTTTCCACCGAACGCGCCGGAATCGCGCTCTCGACCTTCGGGGGCCGGTTTCCAGAAGGCGGCGAGTCAGTCACCTCGACTGTCACGTTGTCGGTTGCTGTGTCCCCGCAGTCGCCCGTCACCGTCAGCCGGAACGTCAGCGTTGTCTTGCTGCTCACCTGTGGCGCGGTGAAGCTCGGCTTCTTCCCGTTCGCGCCCGTCAGCGTCACCGTGGGGCCGGCGGTCTGGGACCAGCTGTAGCTCGCCCCCGAACTCCCGCTGCCGCCCAGCGTCACACCCGTGCCCTCCCGCACGCTCTGGTCGCTGCCCGCGTCCGCTTGCGGCACCGGGCACGGCTCGATGGTGACCTTCACGTCATCGGTGTCCGTCGCGTCGTCGTTGTCCGTGACCTTCAGCGTGAACGTGTAGGCAGTCGACGTTGTCACGCCAGGCGCGGTGAAGCTCGCCTTCGACTTGTTCGCCCCGGTCATGGTCAGCGGTCCCGTCCACTCCCACTCCTCGATCGTCCCGTCCGGGTCGCTGCTGCCGCTGCCGTCAAGCGTCACCCCGGAGCCCTCGTACACCCACTGATCCTTGCCGGCGTTGGCGACCGGAGGCCTATTGCGGTCGGGTGGTGGCACGACGACAACCGTCACCGATGCGCTGCCCTCGTTATTCGCTGGATCACGCGCCTTCGCAGTCAGTCTGTGCGTCGCCGCCGCCAAGCTCCCGGCCACCGTGATCCTGCCGCTCGCCGAGTTGATCTGGAACTTGCTCGAACCCGCCAGCGAATACGTGACCGACTCGCCCTCCGGGTCCGTCGCGCTCACCGT
It encodes the following:
- a CDS encoding cadherin domain-containing protein; amino-acid sequence: MNDLCSDPDKDQLTYTDASSGDVNVAKVSLSTSTLTIEGVGSGKTTVEAGASDGHGGSDKASGTVTVAAPPDEPPVFDPSSYADTLYTSASKGDHVITVSATDPEGESVTYSLAGSSKFQINSASGRITVAGSLAAATHRLTAKARDPANNEGSASVTVVVVPPPDRNRPPVANAGKDQWVYEGSGVTLDGSGSSDPDGTIEEWEWTGPLTMTGANKSKASFTAPGVTTSTAYTFTLKVTDNDDATDTDDVKVTIEPCPVPQADAGSDQSVREGTGVTLGGSGSSGASYSWSQTAGPTVTLTGANGKKPSFTAPQVSSKTTLTFRLTVTGDCGDTATDNVTVEVTDSPPSGNRPPKVESAIPARSVERGKTVPVRVSSHFSDPDGDALTYTAQSSTTAVATASVSGSTVSVKGVAKGRADVTVTATDPGGKTASQSFRVTVTDPVPGNRAPVFASAAFERSVAENSPGGTAVGAPVTAGDPDGDTLSYALASGGDAGLFGIGASTGRITVAAGTVLDHESAATHSVSVVASDGTLADTAAVTIKVTDVPPPGRPAKPTVTGGDGELTATWKAPSNTGPAITGYDVRHRAASASGWTEVSLGVVLEHTVTGLPAGTDHLVQVRAVSPEGAGAWSESGEGATAAAPNRAPAFASAIFERSVPEHSPAGTAVGAPVTASDVDGDTLSYALASGGDAALFAVGPRTGQLTVAEGAMLDYESTETHSVSVVASDGALADTARVTIEVTDVPPPGRAATPGLRGAAGKVTATWSAPPNAGPAITGYDLGYRRGSAGGGWTEVSLGDVRRHVLTGLPAGTLYRVRLRAVSAEGAGAWSEPGRTGTSPRFDPASVTRSVPENSAAGTAVGAPVTAASDAAVALRYNFGGDGPPEFVIDGSSGQLSVAEGASLDYEGGKREYAATVVASYMVGGGVEAEELVDVAHVTIRVTDVPAPGKPNAPTVTGGTEQVAVSWIAPENEGPAITGYDLRYREKGDGDWTDVSALGAVLADTIPGLDAGTTYEVRVRASSSEGAGEWSESGEGTTEAANRAPSFGAETNEREVPENSAAGTAVGDPVTADDEDGDDLTYSLISVEDDSPFEIDGTTGQITVASGAVLDYEGGKTVYTVSVRATDGTLADTAAVTIRVTDVPAPGKPDAPTVTGGTERVAVSWSAPANEGPAITGYEIRYRAKVDSAWTVPKALGAVLSRMIAGLEGGTTYQVQVRAVSSEGAGQWSDPGEGTTETPNRAPSFDAEAYEREVPENSAAGTAVGEPMTATDDDGDDMTYSLVSGEDGVPFEIDGTTGRITVAEGAALDYESGNTVYTVSVRASDGTLADTAGVTIRVTDVPAPGKPAAPRVTGGAEQVAVSWSAPANEGPEITGYEIRYRAKADSAWTVPKALGVVLSQTISGLDRATTYSVQVRAVSSEGAGEWSESGEGTTEAANRAPSFGSETYQREVPENSAAGTAVGDPVTATDQDGGDLTYSLLSGEDGVPFEIDATTGRIAVAADAALNYESGDTLFTVSV